The Vicia villosa cultivar HV-30 ecotype Madison, WI linkage group LG1, Vvil1.0, whole genome shotgun sequence genome includes a region encoding these proteins:
- the LOC131644206 gene encoding uncharacterized protein LOC131644206: MHSCYTYSYAHTYIPFKLNRFPPRTAPVRAAAVTSSEKRSRKKKQPKDDDTSLETSLRFSFMEELMNQARNRDSTGVSQVMYDMIAAGLSPGPRSFHGLVVSYALNGDEQAAMDSLKRELGAGLRPVHETFIALVRLFGSKGQATKGLEILGAMEKLDYDIRQAWIILIEELVRNKHLEDANKVFLKGAKGGLRATDEVYDLLIEQDCKAGDHSNALEISYEMEAAGRMATTFHFNCLLSVQATCGIPEIAFTTFENMEYGEDYMKPDTETYNWVIQAYTRADSYDRVQDVAELLGMMVEDHKRIQPNVKTHALLVECFTKYCVIREAIRHFRALKNFEGGIKVLHNEGNYGDPLSLYLRALCREGRIFDLLEALEAMAKDNQQIPPRAMISSRKYRTLVSSWIEPLQEEADLGYEIDYIARYVEEGGLTGERKRWVPRSGKTPLDPDAEGFIYSNPMETSFKQRCLKERKLYHRKLLKKLQFEGIVALGDDVSESDYVRVLTWLKKIIKGPEQNVLKPKAASKMLVLELKEELEAQGLPTDGTRNVLYQRVQKARRINQSRGRPLWVPHIEEEEEEVDEELDALISRIKLEEGNTEYWKRRFLGEGLPGAQGNAMIEDTSESPDVQDYIDVAEGDAKEAEDDEADDDDEEVEKAEEEVEPNENQDVERIKEKEVEAKKPLQMIGIQLLNDSDQPSASSKKSRRRTSRNMVEDDADDDWFPLDIFEAFKEMRNRRVFDVSDMYSLADAWGWTWERELKNKPPHRWSQEREVELAIQVMQKVIQLGGMPTIGDCAVILRAAIKAPLPSAFLTILQITHGLGYKFGRPLYDEIISLCLDLGELDAAVAVVADLETTGISVSDETLDRVISAKQEIDNASNDVTDAAGL; the protein is encoded by the exons ATGCATTCATGTTACACTTACAGTTACGCCCATACCTACATCCCCTTCAAATTAAACCGCTTCCCTCCTCGAACCGCACCGGTTCGAGCAGCGGCGGTCACTTCCTCGGAGAAGCGGTCCAGAAAGAAGAAACAACCCAAAGATGACGACACTTCACTTGAAACCAGTCTCCGGTTCAGTTTCATGGAGGAGCTCATGAACCAGGCCAGGAACCGTGACTCGACCGGAGTTTCTCAAGTCATGTACGACATGATTGCCGCCGGTTTGAGTCCCGGTCCAAGGTCGTTTCACGGTTTGGTGGTTTCGTATGCTCTTAACGGCGATGAGCAAGCAGCG ATGGATTCGCTGAAGAGAGAGTTAGGTGCGGGGCTTCGACCGGTTCATGAAACTTTCATTGCGTTAGTAAGATTGTTTGGGTCTAAAGGTCAAGCCACTAAAGGTTTAGAGATACTTGGAGCTATGGAAAAGCTAGATTATGATATTCGTCAAGCTTGGATTATTCTTATTg AGGAACTCGTTCGGAATAAGCATTTGGAAGATGCTAACAAAGTGTTCTTGAAGGGTGCTAAGGGTGGCCTTAGGGCTACAGATGAAGTTTATGATCTTTTGATTGAGCAAGACTGCAAAGCGGGAGACCATTCTAATGCTTTGGAAATTTCGTATGAGATGGAAGCTGCTGGACGAATGGCAAcaacgtttcattttaattgccTCCTTTCTGTGCAG GCTACCTGCGGAATACCTGAAATAGCCTTTACAACATTTGAGAACATGGAATATGGAGAAG ATTATATGAAGCCGGATACAGAAACATACAATTGGGTCATTCAAGCGTATACTAGAGCTGATTCTTATGACAG AGTACAAGATGTCGCTGAGTTGCTTGGCATGATGGTCGAAGATCATAAGCGCATACAACCAAATGTGAAGACCCATGC GCTGTTAGTAGAGTGTTTCACCAAGTACTGTGTAATACGAGAAGCTATCAGGCATTTCCGAGCACTTAAAAACTTTGAAGGGGGTATAAAAGTTCTACATAATGAAGGGAACTATGGAGATCCTCTTTCGTTGTACCTTCGGGCATTGTGTCGGGAAG GAAGGATTTTTGACTTGCTTGAAGCTTTAGAAGCTATGGCCAAAGATAACCAACAAATTCCCCCACGGGCAATGATCTCGAGCAGAAAATACCGGACCTTAGTGAGCTCATGGATTGAACCTTTACAAGAGGAGGCTGATCTTGGTTATGAGATTGATTATATTGCTAG ATATGTTGAAGAAGGTGGCCTTACTGGAGAGCGCAAACGGTGGGTGCCTCGAAGTGGTAAAACACCTCTAGATCCTGATGCTGAAGGATTTATATATTCAAATCCAATGGAGACCTCCTTCAAACAAAGATGCCTTAAGGAGAGGAAGTTGTACCATAGGAAGCTTCTGAAGAAATTGCAGTTTGAAGGAATTGTAGCTTTAGGGGATGATGTATCTGAATCTGATTATGTTAGAGTGCTTACGTGGCTAAAGAAAATCATAAAGGGGCCTGAACAGAATGTTTTAAAGCCTAAGGCTGCTAGTAAAATGCTTGTGCTTGAATTGAAGGAAGAACTAGAAGCACAAGGTTTGCCTACTGATGGAACCAGAAATGTTCTTTATCAGCGTGTTCAGAAAGCAAGGAGAATAAATCAATCTCGTGGTCGGCCGCTTTGGGTTCCTCACAttgaagaggaggaagaagag GTGGATGAAGAGTTGGATGCATTGATTTCCCGCATAAAGCTGGAGGAAGGAAATACAGAGTATTGGAAACGCCGCTTCTTAGGAGAAGGCTTACCTGGTGCTCAAGGAAATGCCATGATTGAAGATACATCAGAGTCCCCTGATGTTCAAGATTATATTGATGTTGCAGAGGGTGATGCAAAAGAGGCCGAAGATGATGAagcagatgatgatgatgaggaagtAGAAAAGGCAGAAGAGGAAGTAGAACCGAATGAGAACCAAGACGTAGAGAGGATAAAGGAAAAGGAAGTTGAAGCTAAAAAACCCCTTCAAATGATTGGAATCCAGCTCTTGAATGATTCCGACCAACCCTCGGCCTCTTCTAAAAAGTCAAGAAGAAGAACATCTCGGAATATGGTCGAG gatgaTGCCGACGATGATTGGTTTCCTTTGGACATATTTGAGGCATTTAAGGAAATGAGGAATCGTAGAGTGTTTGATGTATCAGACATGTACTCCTTAGCAGATGCTTGGGGATGGACATGGGAGAGAGAACTGAAGAACAAGCCTCCTCATAGATGGTCACAGGAACGGGAAGTCGAGTTGGCAATCCAAGTTATGCAGAAG GTCATACAATTGGGAGGGATGCCAACTATTGGAGATTGTGCCGTGATCTTGCGTGCAGCTATAAAAGCACCTCTACCTTCTGCTTTCTTGACAATTTTGCAAATAACTCATGGTCTTGGCTATAAGTTTGGGAG ACCGCTTTATGATGAGATCATATCTCTTTGCCTTGACCTCGGGGAACTAGATGCCGCTGTTGCCGTTGTGGCAGACTTGGAGACAACGGGGATCT